The Glycine soja cultivar W05 chromosome 8, ASM419377v2, whole genome shotgun sequence genome has a window encoding:
- the LOC114423313 gene encoding reticulon-like protein B8, translating into MSEKTTAENLIENLVDTFVDKKKSVSFFEDDKSDSVSSQINRLFGRQKPVHHVLGGGKSADVLLWRNKKISASVLACATIAWVLFEWLNYNFLTILCFGLVLVMLAQFLWSNASSMFNSSPSNVPRLVLPEELFLNIATVVGGKVNMGLRFLQDAACGGNLKQFLIVVGCLFAGAVIGSWCNFISVIYIGFVAAHTLPVLYEKYEDEVDNFVYKVFGQMQNQYRNLDASVLSKIPKGKGKKHE; encoded by the exons ATGTCTGAGAAAACCACAGCTGAGAACCTTATTGAAAACCTTGTGGACACATTTGTTGATAAGAAAAAATCTGTATCATTCTTTGAGGATGATAAGTCAGACTCAGTGAGTTCTCAGATCAATAGACTGTTTGGACGCCAGAAACCTGTGCACCACGTTTTAGGGGGTGGAAAAT CTGCGGATGTCTTGTTATGGAGGAACAAGAAGATTTCTGCTAGTGTTTTAGCATGTGCAACGATTGCATGGGTGCTTTTCGAATGGCTTAATTACAACTTTCTTACTATCTTATGCTTTGGTTTGGTTCTTGTCATGCTTGCACAGTTTCTATGGTCAAATGCTTCCAGCATGTTTAACAG TTCACCATCTAATGTACCCCGTCTTGTTCTCCCAGAAGAACTCTTTCTGAACATTGCAACTGTGGTTGGTGGTAAGGTTAACATGGGCTTGAGGTTTCTTCAAGATGCTGCTTGCGGAGGAAACTTGAAGCAGTTTCTTATT GTTGTTGGATGTCTGTTTGCTGGTGCTGTGATCGGGAGCTGGTGCAATTTTATATCTGTCATCTATATTG GTTTTGTTGCAGCACATACACTTCCAGTTCTCTATGAGAAGTATGAGGATGAAGTTGACAACTTTGTATACAAGGTCTTTGGTCAGATGCAAAATCAATATCGAAATTTGGATGCTAGTGTGCTCAGCAAAATCCCCAAGGGAAAAGGGAAGAAACATGAATAG
- the LOC114423316 gene encoding oxygen-evolving enhancer protein 2, chloroplastic-like — protein MASTQCFLHHHALTTPTRASSQRLVVSTKPNHIVCKAQKQVVQEGEDTTNIVSRRLALTVLIGAAAVGSKVAPADAAYGEAANVFGKPKTNTDFLPYNGDGFKLSIPSKWNPSKEVEYPGQVLRYEDNFDSTSNVAVMVTATDKKSITDYGSPEEFLSQVDYLLGKQAFFGQTDAEGGFDSNAVATANILESSTPVIDGKQYYSLTVLTRTADGDEGGKHQLIAATVKDGKLYICKAQAGDKRWFKGARRFVESTASSFSVA, from the exons ATGGCATCCACACAATGCTTCTTGCACCACCATGCCCTCACCACTCCAACCAGAGCTTCATCACAGCGCTTAGTTGTGAGCACCAAACCAAACCACATTGTTTGCAAGGCACAAAAGCAGGTTGTCCAAGAGGGTGAGGACACTACTAACATTGTCTCTCGCAGGTTGGCCCTCACTGTTCTCATTGGTGCTGCTGCTGTTGGCTCTAAGGTTGCACCTGCTGATGCTGCCTATGGAGAAGCTG cCAATGTGTTTGGAAAGCCAAAGACAAACACTGACTTCCTTCCATACAATGGGGATGGATTCAAACTCTCAATTCCCTCAAAGTGGAACCCAAGCAAAGAGGTTGAGTACCCAGGTCAGGTTCTTAGATATGAGGACAATTTTGACTCAACCAGCAATGTTGCTGTCATGGTCACTGCAACTGACAAGAAGTCCATCACTGACTATGGTTCACCTGAGGAGTTCCTATCTCag GTGGATTACTTGCTTGGAAAACAAGCCTTCTTTGGCCAAACTGATGCTGAG GGTGGTTTTGATTCCAATGCTGTGGCAACTGCAAACATCTTGGAGAGTTCAACGCCTGTCATTGATGGGAAACAGTACTACAGTTTGACTGTGTTGACAAGGACAGCTGATGGAGATGAAGGTGGCAAGCACCAGCTGATTGCAGCAACTGTGAAAGATGGCAAACTATACATTTGCAAGGCTCAAGCTGGAGACAAGAGATGGTTTAAGGGAGCAAGAAGATTTGTGGAGAGCACAGCAAGTTCTTTCAGTGTTGCCTAA
- the LOC114423318 gene encoding WD repeat-containing protein 26 homolog: MGGVEDEEPALKRMKLSSKGLVGLSNGSSSVESVGGSSSDLMARPLSSEGDGEVIGSKGVIKREEFVRIITKALYSLGYKKSGARLEEESGIPLHSSVVNQFMQHILDGHWDESVATLNKIGLADENVVRAASFLILEQKFFELLDGEKVMDALKTLRTEITPLCSDSSRIRELSSRMLSPCGQAGSSKRDIVLVRSRSKLLEELQKLLPPTVLIPEKRLEHLVEQALILQREACLFHNSLDKEMSLYSDHHCGKTQIPSRTLQILEAHDDEVWYVQFSHNGKYLASASNDRSAIIWEVDMNGELSVKHKLSGHQKPVSSVSWSPNDQELLTCGVEEAVRRWDVSTGTCLQVYEKNGPGLISCAWFPSGKYILSGLSDKSICMWDLDGKEVESWKGQRTLKISDLEITGDGEHMLSICKDNSILYFNKETRDERYIDEDQTITSFSLSKDSRLLLVNLLNQEIHLWNIEGDPKLVGKYRSHKRSRFVIRSCFGGLEQSFIASGSEDSQVYIWHRSSGDLIETLPGHSGAVNCVSWNPANPHMLASASDDRTIRIWGLKRLNVKYPNVRTNGVHYCNGGEFR; the protein is encoded by the exons ATGGGAGGTGTGGAGGATGAAGAACCAGCTTTGAAACGCATGAAATTATCCTCTAAAGGATTAGTTGGTCTCTCAAACGGTTCGTCTTCAGTGGAGTCTGTTGGAGGCTCTTCTAGTGACTTGATGGCTCGGCCCCTGTCATCTGAAGGGGACGGCGAAGTTATTGGTTCCAAAGGGGTTATAAAAAGGGAGGAATTTGTTAGGATAATCACAAAGGCATTGTATTCGCTTGGTTACAAGAAGAGCGGGGCACGCCTAGAGGAGGAGTCTGGCATACCTTTGCATTCGTCCGTAGTGAATCAGTTTATGCAGCATATACTTGATGGGCATTGGGACGAGAGTGTAGCCACATTGAATAAAATTGGTCTAGCAGATGAAAATGTTGTCCGGGCAGCTTCGTTTTTGATATTGGAGCAGAAGTTTTTTGAGCTTCTGGATGGGGAAAAGGTCATGGATGCTTTGAAGACGTTGAGGACTGAGATTACACCACTTTGCTCCGATAGTAGTAGAATTCGTGAACTTTCTTCCCGCATGCTTTCTCCATGTGGCCAGGCTGGTTCTTCTAAGCGAGATATTGTACTGGTGAGGTCTCGGTCAAAACTACTGGAGGAATTGCAAAAGCTCCTTCCCCCAACAGTACTGATACCTGAAAAGAGATTGGAACATCTAGTTGAACAAGCCCTTATCTTGCAACGAGAGGCGTGCCTGTTTCATAACTCATTGGATAAAGAGATGTCATTATATTCAGATCATCACTGTGGAAAAACTCAGATACCTTCTAGGACATTACAG ATATTAGAAGCACACGATGATGAAGTTTGGTATGTGCAATTTTCGCATAATGGGAAATATTTAGCTTCAGCATCAAATGATCGATCTGCAATCATTTGGGAG GTTGACATGAATGGTGAACTGTCTGTCAAGCATAAATTGTCTGGTCACCAGAAACCTGTTTCTTCTGTTTCATGGAGTCCTAATGACCAAGAGCTCCTCACGTGTGGTGTGGAGGAGGCTGTTAGGCGTTGGGATGTCTCTACCGGTACGTGCCTGCAAGTTTATGAAAAAAACGGTCCTGGCCTCATCTCCTGTGCATGGTTTCCAAGTGGGAAATATATACTTTCTGGCCTCAGTGACAAGAGCATTTGCATGTGGGATTTAGATGGGAAAGAAGTGGAGTCTTGGAAAGGACAAAGAACCCTTAAGATTTCTGATTTGGAAATAACAGGTGATGGGGAACACATGCTGAGTATTTGTAAAGACAATTCAATACTGTACTTCAACAAAGAAACGAGGGATGAGAGATATATTGATGAGGACCAGACAATAACTTCCTTCTCTTTATCAAAGGATAGCAGACTCTTGTTGGTTAATCTTTTGAACCAAGAAATACATCTTTGGAATATAGAAGGCGATCCTAAACTTGTTGGCAAGTACAGAAGTCATAAACGCAGCCGGTTCGTTATCAGATCTTGCTTTGGTGGTCTTGAGCAATCTTTTATTGCTAGTGGTAGTGAGGATTCTCAG GTTTACATATGGCACAGAAGCTCGGGGGATTTAATAGAGACATTGCCTGGTCATTCTGGAGCAGTTAACTGTGTGAGCTGGAATCCAGCTAACCCACACATGTTAGCCTCCGCCAGTGATGACCGGACAATTCGGATATGGGGCCTAAAGCGCCTGAATGTAAAGTACCCTAATGTACGCACCAATGGCGTCCATTACTGCAATGGCGGCGAATTTAGATGA